A single genomic interval of Nonomuraea rubra harbors:
- a CDS encoding alkaline phosphatase PhoX — translation MSRKTLLRTGPLVPGGVSPYGPLGLAGTGGLALPPGFTGRVVARSGQKVAGLTWHAAPDGGACFPDGDGWIYVSNSELPLLGGASALRFRADGSIGDAYRILSGTDLNCAGGATPWHSWLSCELGHRGRVFECDPYGARAARPRLAMGRFKHEAAACDPERHVIYMTEDEPDGCFYRFRPSDWGDLTEGTLEVLCASGHWQAVPSPAALLKEARHQVEDARHFDGGDGCHYAGGVCYFTTKGDTRLWAYDAQTSTLDRLCEGVRAITAAPSGDLYVARERPEIDVIAPDRAVTPFLRLEGHDGAELTGLAFSPDGERLYFSARRGRTEGHTFEVSGPFRT, via the coding sequence ATGTCGCGCAAGACTCTCCTCCGCACGGGCCCGCTCGTGCCGGGCGGCGTCAGCCCGTACGGTCCGCTCGGCCTGGCAGGCACGGGCGGCCTGGCGCTGCCCCCAGGGTTCACCGGCCGGGTCGTGGCCCGCTCTGGGCAGAAGGTCGCCGGCCTGACCTGGCACGCCGCCCCCGACGGTGGCGCCTGCTTCCCCGACGGCGACGGCTGGATCTACGTCAGCAACTCCGAGCTGCCCCTGCTCGGCGGCGCCTCGGCGCTGCGGTTCCGGGCCGACGGCAGCATCGGCGACGCGTACCGCATCCTGTCGGGCACCGACCTCAACTGCGCCGGCGGCGCCACGCCGTGGCACAGCTGGCTGTCGTGCGAGCTCGGCCACCGGGGCCGCGTCTTCGAGTGCGACCCCTACGGTGCCCGCGCCGCCCGGCCCCGGCTGGCCATGGGGCGGTTCAAGCACGAGGCCGCCGCCTGCGACCCCGAGCGGCACGTGATCTACATGACGGAGGACGAGCCCGACGGCTGCTTCTACCGGTTCCGGCCGAGCGACTGGGGCGACCTGACGGAGGGCACGCTGGAGGTGCTGTGCGCCTCGGGGCACTGGCAGGCGGTGCCCTCGCCGGCCGCCCTGCTCAAGGAGGCCCGCCACCAGGTCGAGGACGCCCGTCACTTCGACGGCGGCGACGGCTGCCACTATGCCGGAGGGGTGTGTTACTTCACCACGAAGGGCGACACCCGCCTGTGGGCGTACGACGCGCAGACCTCGACCCTCGACCGGCTCTGCGAGGGCGTGCGCGCCATCACCGCCGCCCCCTCCGGCGATCTGTACGTCGCCAGGGAGCGCCCCGAGATCGACGTCATCGCGCCCGACCGGGCGGTGACGCCGTTCCTCAGGCTGGAGGGGCACGACGGGGCCGAGCTGACCGGGCTGGCCTTCTCGCCCGACGGCGAGCGGCTCTACTTCTCGGCCAGGCGCGGCCGCACCGAGGGGCACACGTTCGAGGTGAGCGGCCCCTTCCGCACCTGA
- a CDS encoding Dps family protein: protein MATITGPLSGDARNTVAEALQGALVDLIDLSLVAKQAHWNLIGTHFRSIHLQLDEVVALARTHMDTIAERAVALGVNPDGRAATVSRSSRLQQPESGWIEDGKVLATITDVLDGISKRMYERIRATDEADPVTQDLLIAVAQEIDKQHWMFQAQR from the coding sequence ATGGCTACCATCACCGGCCCGCTCTCGGGCGACGCCAGGAACACCGTCGCGGAGGCCCTGCAGGGCGCTCTGGTCGACCTCATCGATCTGTCGCTGGTCGCCAAGCAGGCACACTGGAACCTCATCGGCACCCACTTCCGCTCCATCCACCTCCAGCTCGACGAGGTCGTCGCGCTGGCCAGAACGCACATGGACACCATCGCCGAGCGTGCCGTCGCCCTCGGGGTGAACCCGGACGGCCGCGCCGCCACGGTCTCCCGCTCCAGCAGGCTCCAGCAGCCGGAGAGCGGCTGGATCGAGGACGGGAAGGTGCTGGCGACGATCACCGACGTTCTCGACGGCATCAGCAAGCGCATGTACGAGCGCATCCGGGCCACCGACGAGGCCGACCCCGTCACCCAGGACCTGCTGATCGCCGTGGCGCAGGAGATCGACAAGCAGCACTGGATGTTCCAGGCGCAGCGCTGA
- a CDS encoding helix-turn-helix domain-containing protein — MSDTTWTIGELAEHAARALRAGAPSPPNGRVRDVPGERLIRWYTTIGLVDPPLTRRGRVARYGRRHLLQLVAVKRLQAAGRSIAEIQAALTGATDRMLEAAAHLESPPPAHHPDATGHVPAAADGARAAGAHAGAAGGGEPVRDRFWAERPGSRAAHAREAAPGAQTPVPGTSPSAHPPQEAHAPRREHPAHGPGTVPTSDTATRGGVEQGRVRAAEARGAGQGRVRAAEESMAGDGQGRVGAAEEGRAGGARGGVVTGVRLAEGVRLVLDAGRAPSDEDVQAVLAAARPLLAVLEERELI; from the coding sequence ATGAGTGACACCACCTGGACGATCGGCGAGCTGGCCGAGCACGCGGCACGCGCCCTGCGCGCCGGCGCGCCGTCACCGCCCAACGGGCGGGTCCGCGACGTGCCGGGCGAACGGCTGATCAGGTGGTACACGACGATCGGCCTGGTGGACCCGCCGCTCACCCGGCGCGGCCGGGTGGCCAGGTACGGGCGGCGGCACCTGCTGCAGCTCGTCGCCGTGAAGCGCTTGCAGGCGGCCGGGCGATCGATCGCGGAGATCCAGGCGGCGCTGACGGGAGCCACGGACCGGATGCTGGAGGCGGCGGCCCACCTGGAGTCCCCACCGCCCGCCCACCACCCGGACGCGACCGGTCACGTGCCTGCGGCGGCCGACGGTGCGCGGGCCGCTGGAGCACACGCGGGAGCGGCCGGTGGTGGCGAGCCCGTGCGGGACCGGTTCTGGGCCGAGCGTCCTGGCAGCCGCGCGGCACACGCTCGCGAAGCAGCGCCCGGCGCACAAACACCCGTGCCCGGCACATCGCCGAGCGCACACCCGCCTCAGGAGGCGCACGCACCGCGCCGCGAGCACCCCGCGCACGGGCCTGGCACGGTGCCTACCAGCGACACGGCGACGCGGGGCGGCGTTGAGCAAGGACGTGTCCGGGCCGCCGAGGCACGCGGGGCCGGTCAGGGACGTGTCCGAGCGGCCGAGGAAAGCATGGCCGGCGACGGTCAGGGGCGTGTCGGGGCCGCCGAGGAAGGCAGGGCGGGCGGGGCCCGTGGTGGGGTGGTGACGGGGGTCAGGCTGGCGGAAGGGGTGCGGCTCGTGCTGGACGCGGGCCGGGCGCCGTCCGACGAGGACGTACAGGCGGTGCTGGCGGCGGCGCGGCCGCTGCTCGCGGTGCTCGAAGAGAGGGAGCTGATATGA
- a CDS encoding VIT domain-containing protein translates to MRITSLEPARCLPVPDAGFGALLTERGNLPLESVDVTADISGLIAGVEVTQGFRNPFDVTLEATYVFPLPGRAAVTGFRMEADDRVIEGVLKERGQARADYDRALREGRRAAIAEEDRPDVFTIRVGNILPGERVSVKLTMSQPLPYEDGAATFRFPLVVAPRYIPGSPIDGPPAGDGTAPDTDAVPDASRISPPVLLPGFPNPVRLSLSATVDAAGLELRELASSLHVVEEAEGEAGHTVRLRPGERLDRDFVLRLSFDASTALQLDGRGTFALTVLPPPLESTRTPRDLVLLLDRSGSMGGWKMVCARRAAARIVDTLTPQDRFAVLTFDSVVEQAFEGLVEASDRNRYRAVEHLARVDARGGTELLEPLRQATALLGGAQSGRERVVVLVTDGQVGNEDQILEQAGGALSAMRVHTVGIDRAVNAGFLGRLAGLGAGRCELVESEDRLDAAMDAIHRRIGAPLVTDLSLKDLDVEPGTVTHLGSIFPGVPLRAYGRYREGSSVTVRGTAAGTPWEERVPGVTADHPAIRAVWARAHLRELEDRYAMGEHDLESRIVRTSLEYGVLCRFTAYVAVDTRQVAGEGPEHRVIQPVEPPSGWELPSAAPAPGTFATGMMLAAAPMAAPRMRMPAPGLSQADLDQGFVGGGAQEGGPAFGGPGGLGGDGGPSGPGGGPGGGGPAYGGAPRPATPGGPPMPAPAAPGGGRWGRPGARPAHRLDSVRPQLVAELDRLRALPAPDLLYLADLGTRLAALAAFLGGNEDLETLARELEGAERPGADAQALHDRAVEVLTALTGGSSPSPAPGPAGGQRRGPFWKRA, encoded by the coding sequence ATGAGGATCACTTCGCTGGAGCCCGCACGGTGCCTGCCGGTGCCGGACGCCGGGTTCGGCGCGCTGCTGACCGAGCGCGGCAACCTGCCGCTGGAGAGCGTGGACGTGACCGCGGACATCTCCGGCCTGATCGCCGGTGTGGAGGTCACGCAGGGCTTCAGGAACCCGTTCGACGTCACGCTCGAGGCCACGTACGTCTTCCCGCTGCCCGGCAGGGCGGCCGTCACCGGCTTCCGGATGGAGGCCGACGACCGGGTCATCGAGGGCGTGCTGAAGGAGCGCGGCCAGGCCAGGGCGGACTACGACCGGGCGCTGCGCGAGGGCAGGCGGGCGGCGATCGCCGAGGAGGACCGGCCGGACGTGTTCACGATCAGGGTGGGCAACATCCTGCCCGGCGAGCGCGTCTCGGTGAAGCTCACGATGAGCCAGCCCCTGCCGTACGAGGACGGAGCGGCCACGTTCAGGTTCCCGCTGGTCGTGGCGCCGCGCTACATCCCGGGCAGCCCGATCGACGGCCCGCCGGCCGGTGACGGCACGGCTCCCGACACCGACGCCGTGCCCGACGCGTCGAGGATCAGCCCGCCGGTCCTGCTGCCCGGCTTCCCCAACCCCGTCCGGCTGTCGCTGTCCGCCACCGTGGACGCGGCCGGGCTGGAGCTGCGCGAGCTGGCCTCCAGCCTGCACGTGGTCGAGGAGGCCGAGGGAGAGGCGGGCCACACCGTACGGCTGCGCCCCGGCGAGCGGCTCGACCGGGACTTCGTGCTCCGGCTGTCGTTCGACGCCTCCACGGCGTTGCAGCTCGACGGCCGGGGAACGTTCGCGCTCACCGTGCTGCCCCCGCCGCTCGAGTCCACCCGGACACCGCGCGACCTGGTGCTGCTGCTCGACCGTTCGGGCAGCATGGGCGGCTGGAAGATGGTCTGCGCCCGCCGGGCCGCCGCGCGCATCGTCGACACGCTGACGCCGCAGGACAGGTTCGCGGTGCTGACGTTCGACTCGGTGGTGGAGCAGGCGTTCGAGGGGCTGGTGGAGGCGTCCGACCGCAACCGGTACCGCGCGGTCGAGCACCTGGCCAGGGTGGACGCCCGCGGCGGCACCGAGCTGCTCGAACCGCTGCGCCAGGCCACCGCCCTGCTGGGCGGCGCCCAGAGCGGACGCGAACGCGTCGTGGTGCTGGTCACCGACGGCCAGGTGGGCAACGAGGACCAGATCCTGGAGCAGGCGGGCGGCGCGCTGTCGGCCATGCGCGTGCACACGGTCGGCATCGACCGGGCCGTGAACGCCGGGTTCCTCGGCCGGCTGGCCGGGCTCGGCGCCGGGCGGTGCGAGCTGGTCGAGTCGGAGGACCGGCTCGACGCCGCCATGGACGCCATCCACCGCAGGATCGGCGCCCCCCTGGTGACCGACCTGTCTCTCAAGGACCTCGACGTCGAGCCCGGCACCGTCACCCACCTGGGCTCGATCTTCCCCGGCGTGCCGCTGCGCGCGTACGGGCGTTACCGCGAGGGCTCCTCGGTCACGGTGCGCGGGACGGCGGCGGGCACGCCGTGGGAGGAGCGGGTGCCCGGCGTGACCGCGGACCATCCGGCCATCCGCGCGGTGTGGGCGCGGGCGCACCTGCGCGAGCTGGAGGACCGGTACGCCATGGGCGAGCACGACCTGGAGTCGCGCATCGTGCGGACGTCGCTGGAGTACGGCGTGCTCTGCCGGTTCACCGCGTACGTGGCCGTCGACACCAGGCAGGTCGCCGGCGAGGGGCCCGAGCACCGCGTCATCCAGCCGGTCGAGCCGCCGAGCGGCTGGGAGCTGCCCAGCGCGGCGCCGGCGCCGGGCACGTTCGCGACCGGCATGATGCTGGCCGCCGCCCCCATGGCGGCACCCCGGATGCGGATGCCCGCGCCCGGGCTCAGCCAGGCCGACCTGGACCAGGGGTTCGTGGGCGGCGGCGCCCAGGAGGGCGGCCCCGCCTTCGGCGGTCCCGGCGGTCTCGGTGGTGATGGCGGTCCCAGCGGTCCTGGTGGCGGGCCTGGCGGTGGAGGACCGGCTTATGGCGGGGCGCCGCGGCCGGCCACGCCCGGCGGGCCGCCGATGCCCGCTCCGGCCGCTCCCGGCGGGGGCCGCTGGGGCAGGCCGGGCGCGCGGCCGGCTCACCGGCTCGACTCGGTACGGCCCCAGCTGGTCGCCGAGCTCGACCGGCTCAGGGCCCTCCCGGCGCCTGACCTGCTGTACCTGGCGGACCTGGGCACCCGGCTGGCGGCCCTGGCAGCCTTCCTCGGCGGGAACGAGGACCTGGAGACGCTGGCCCGCGAGCTGGAGGGCGCCGAGCGGCCCGGCGCGGACGCCCAGGCGCTGCACGATCGCGCCGTCGAGGTGCTGACCGCCCTCACCGGCGGCAGCTCCCCGTCTCCGGCACCCGGCCCTGCCGGCGGCCAGCGACGCGGCCCCTTCTGGAAGCGCGCCTGA
- a CDS encoding YciI family protein, producing the protein MARYVLQLAFDGDPRRLAARPAHREHLRRLKERGLLVTAGPWADDSGAMHVYEVADEAELRAILREDPYTAVDGYEIVLLREWTPLM; encoded by the coding sequence ATGGCGAGATACGTGTTGCAACTGGCCTTCGACGGCGATCCCCGGCGGCTCGCGGCCCGCCCGGCGCATCGGGAGCATCTGCGGCGGCTCAAGGAGCGGGGGCTGCTGGTGACCGCCGGGCCGTGGGCGGATGACAGCGGGGCGATGCATGTCTATGAGGTGGCGGACGAGGCCGAGTTGCGGGCGATCCTCCGGGAGGATCCGTACACGGCGGTGGACGGCTACGAGATCGTGCTGCTGAGGGAGTGGACCCCGCTCATGTGA
- a CDS encoding Crp/Fnr family transcriptional regulator: MTYTLADLPMFGGLGEERLRGLAARRRRYPAGQVLCTEGDPADHLIVLLAGRVRAARVSAEGREVVLAVEEAPVAFDKTALLVDGPHRATCTALTAVEVAYLPRAAVLEVVGAEPSVAARLLRTLATTVRDLDERLLDASVRDVPSRVATWLVRRCATGRVPLHGGQAGLGAEIGATRVSVNRALRAFERRGLIEIGTGEVIVLDHPALARAAALPAPTP; encoded by the coding sequence ATGACGTACACGCTGGCCGATTTGCCCATGTTCGGCGGGCTCGGTGAGGAGCGGCTGCGCGGGCTGGCGGCGCGGCGGCGGAGGTATCCGGCCGGGCAGGTGCTGTGCACGGAGGGGGATCCGGCCGACCATCTGATCGTGCTGCTGGCCGGGCGGGTGCGGGCGGCGCGGGTGAGCGCGGAGGGCCGGGAGGTGGTGCTGGCCGTCGAGGAGGCGCCGGTGGCCTTCGACAAGACGGCCCTGCTGGTGGACGGGCCCCATCGCGCCACGTGCACGGCGCTGACGGCGGTGGAGGTGGCGTACCTGCCGCGGGCCGCCGTGCTGGAGGTCGTCGGCGCGGAGCCGTCCGTGGCGGCGCGGCTGCTGCGCACGCTCGCCACGACCGTGCGGGACCTCGACGAGCGGCTCCTCGACGCGTCGGTGCGGGACGTGCCGTCGCGGGTGGCGACCTGGCTGGTACGCCGCTGCGCCACCGGACGGGTGCCGCTGCACGGCGGGCAGGCCGGTCTGGGTGCCGAGATCGGGGCGACCAGGGTGAGCGTGAACCGGGCCCTGCGGGCGTTCGAACGCCGGGGCCTGATCGAGATCGGCACCGGCGAGGTGATCGTGCTGGACCACCCTGCACTCGCCCGCGCCGCCGCCCTCCCAGCCCCCACCCCGTGA